The Oryza glaberrima chromosome 5, OglaRS2, whole genome shotgun sequence DNA segment cctcctccttaatTTGATAGCCTTAAACCTCTCTTAAATAATTCAAGtaataacagtttgtttgttcacccaaaagtttgggggttcaactgaacccccatgtcccaagttggatccgcccctgatttTTGGGAAGCCTTTGCAATTTGAACACAGAAGGGGGTTCTGTCCCAAAACCAACTTCTGGCCAGTTTGATCAAGCAATACCACATCGAGGCAGTACCCTTCAGAAAGAATTAGCTTGTAGCCCTTATCTGCCCACCATTGTGCCGTCAGTGGGGCACCATGACTGTTCACCCGGCCTATCTGACAATTCTATGTCTAAGGAAGATGCTATGTCAACTGGTGATTCAACGGAAAGCCTTGATATTGATTGCCTTGATGATGGGGACTCCGAAGTGGTATCTTCCTTGCAACATTTGGCAGATGATAAGCTTCATATTTCTGACAACAGGGATGTTGCAGGTTTGTTTTCTTGCCGGAATTGGCAATTCTGTTTTGGCCATTTGTGCATCCTATGAAAGAATTGGTGATTAGTGGTTTGTTTACAGGTGTGGCATCCAAATGGACGAAGCATGGTTGTAATTCAGTAGAAATTGATTATATCGTCGACATTGACAACAACCATGAGGATCCACAGCTGTGTGCAACTCTTGCTTTTGACATTTACAAGCACTTGCGAGTGGCTGAGGTGATAGATTCTTTTACACGCCATATTCCGTCACCTGTATAGAGTGATGCATTGCGTCATCCTTGTCTGCTTTCCGATTTAGCTTCTTGCTTAGCATATTCTTATTGTAAAATATAATGCTACGTAGCATCACTGACTTGGTTATTCCCTGTTTGTTTTGCTCACAAAAGAATCTGATATTATGTTTGTTGCTGTTGTGTTGTGATGCTGCATTTTAGCAGACCAAGAAAAGGCCTTCAACAGATTTTGTGGAAACCATTCAGAAGAACATTGACACAAGCATGAGGGCAGTGTTAATAGACTGGCTTGTGGAAGTAAGCTACTCTATTTCAGGATAAAAACAGGGTTCAGAAGCTAGAGGCACAGCAAATGATCCATTTAATTTCTATTACATTCATGACTCGTACCAATTCAGGTCACAGAAGAATATCGGCTTGTACCTGAAACCTTATACCTCACAGTCAATTACATTGACCGGTATCTCTCGAGCAAGGTGATCAATCGGCAGAAAATGCAATTACTTGGTGTCGCTTGCCTGCTTATTGCTTCGTAAGATCCCATTTGCTTCTGTTTATGttctcttgtttttcttttatcttcttttttatgttttattctGATTCAGTTTATATATGGTCAAATTTCAGTAAGTATGAAGAGATATGCCCACCCCAAGTAGAAGAGCTCTGCTATATTTCTGACAATACATACACTAAGGATGAGGTCTGTGTCCCAGTATAGATTGGGCTTTGTTCTTTTTATTTCCTTGTCTCTTATTCTCATCTTCTAACGAACAGGTTTTGAAAATGGAAGCTTCTGTCCTGAAATACTTGAAGTTTGAGATGACTGCACCTACAACAAAATGCTTTTTGAGGTAGTATTTTCTGTTACAACAATGATTATTATCATGCCTATAGTTTCTAATACCAAATATTGTTCATGGTTCCACAATAGGAGATTTCTACGAGCTGCTCAAGTATGCCATGAGGTACTTGTTTTCTTCAATAGCTTACAGTCTCTGCCACTCCTGCATTCTCATGTAGCTTACTCAATCAACCTTTCCTTCTGCAGGCTCCAGTTTTGCATCTTGAGTTCCTAGCTAATTACATTGCGGAGCTATCACTTCTGGAGTACAGCTTAATTTGCTATGTACCGTCACTTATAGCTGCGTCTTCTATTTTCTTGGCGAAGTTTATCCTTAAGCCAACAGAGAATCCTTGGGTATAATGCTTTAAACTTTGCAGATTTTATTGCTATTCTGCAAACTAGACTAAATGTATTGATTTCTTTCTCTCTTAAATTGGAAACAGAATTCAACACTTTCATTCTACACACAATACAAACCATCCGACCTATGCGATTGTGCAAAAGGACTACACCGGCTTTTCTTGGTTGGCCCTGGAGGCAACCTTCGAGCAGTTAGAGAAAAATACAGTCAACACAAGGTGAGTGAAGTCAAAATAAGGCCATTGTTGCTGGAACGCATTTACTTCTATTTGGTAATAAATTGTTTCTATCACCTATCTATTTGTTCTCAGTACAAATTCGTAGCAAAGAAGTACTCTCCACCATCAATTCCAGCAGAGTTTTTCGAAGATCCAAGCAGTTACAAGCCTGATTAACTCCAGTTACTCCCTGAAGTCTTGCAGTAGCCCCGAATGGTAGGCTGATTTGTACAGATTGCTCATGCGCAAGGCAAGCACACGCCACGCGCCCTTGTGTTAGCAGATTGGTAGATTGTACATTGTAGATGAAGTGGTGGAGCTGTACATCAAGTTGGCCTCATTTGTGTATGCACGGCAAGTGCAGTTCTCTGGCGGCGGCTTGCTTACAACCACAGTGCATAAAGCTGCTAGTCCTTTCCTACTCTATCCATTTTGCTTGCTCCAAGCTTGTTTGATATGATTTTACCGTGTTACTGTAAACAAAATGGATATGCTGGATAAGAGATAAATGCCTGAGGGCAAGTGAAGTATGAATATATTTGTCCTTCTCAGTGGGATGAACTTGACTGTAGCTATTCCTTTGACCTGAACAACCTTTGTTTCCATGTGGTAGAATAATtgtttggatcttttttttttttaattttagttttcatTTTTGTACGACTATATGGATCCATGTTAACTCGTTAGGATGTTGCATCCCGTTTAACACTTAAAAACATACTATGGTTTAGaaggttgagacttgagaggagTGACGTCCTCGATAACATATATTCGGAAACCTACCGAGAACGGGAACGGGACATTTACTCTTGGGGTTAAATCCAAATACACGTACAAGTCACTACTCTTTCTACTCTTCCCTCTACAACTCTATTATTGTTCAAAACACTCCACATAAGTTAATTTCTCTTTCAGTTTCCCATCCCTATTTAGTTTTCACGATTTCTGCTAATACACTCTATTTCTTGTTATTGTGGGCCTTCATGGTGACTTGCAGGCACAATTGCCCCGTGCCAACTTGATGGCAAAAGCACACGGATCTTCTTCCACTTTCCAATTTGAAAAGTGGCGATTGCGGAATTTAAGCTTGCGAAAGATGAAAAATGGAAGGAGGTGTGCACGCTTTTGCCACCAAGATGGTACGAGGCAACTTACCCCATGGGATGTGTTGAAGGCCCACGATAACGAGAAATTGAGGGCATCACGAAAAATCGTGAAAATTGAATAGTGGTGGGAAATCCTTTGAACAATATTGAGTTGTAGGGAGGAGAGTAGAAAGCAGAAAGAGTAATGAATTGTAGGCGGGTATTTGAATTTTCTCCTAACTCTTGTTATACAATTCTTGTTCCCAGTGATGAAACAAAGCGTTGGATATCTCGTTGATTTGCATGAGCTTCCCACTTTCGCAGCCGcatggaaggaaggaaggaggcaCCCCTCTCTCCTAGTCCTATAGCTGTGAGtgcccctctctctttctctctctctctttctccaagTGACTTATCTCCAATATTTTTTGGAGCGTTTCTCGTACCATATGCATATATTCTGCGAGTATCGGAAGCCGAATTCATGTTGCGCGAGAGACCCTTCTAGTCTGCCGATTGGTGATCTGACAATTTTAATTTGGAAGATGCGTTGTTAAacagtattattattattatttttgctcaAAAGATAATTTAGCAATTTAATAGT contains these protein-coding regions:
- the LOC127772535 gene encoding cyclin-A1-4 isoform X1, with amino-acid sequence MSKEDAMSTGDSTESLDIDCLDDGDSEVVSSLQHLADDKLHISDNRDVAGVASKWTKHGCNSVEIDYIVDIDNNHEDPQLCATLAFDIYKHLRVAEQTKKRPSTDFVETIQKNIDTSMRAVLIDWLVEVTEEYRLVPETLYLTVNYIDRYLSSKVINRQKMQLLGVACLLIASKYEEICPPQVEELCYISDNTYTKDEVLKMEASVLKYLKFEMTAPTTKCFLRRFLRAAQVCHEAPVLHLEFLANYIAELSLLEYSLICYVPSLIAASSIFLAKFILKPTENPWNSTLSFYTQYKPSDLCDCAKGLHRLFLVGPGGNLRAVREKYSQHKYKFVAKKYSPPSIPAEFFEDPSSYKPD
- the LOC127772535 gene encoding cyclin-A1-4 isoform X2 translates to MSKEDAMSTGDSTESLDIDCLDDGDSEVVSSLQHLADDKLHISDNRDVAGVASKWTKHGCNSVEIDYIVDIDNNHEDPQLCATLAFDIYKHLRVAETKKRPSTDFVETIQKNIDTSMRAVLIDWLVEVTEEYRLVPETLYLTVNYIDRYLSSKVINRQKMQLLGVACLLIASKYEEICPPQVEELCYISDNTYTKDEVLKMEASVLKYLKFEMTAPTTKCFLRRFLRAAQVCHEAPVLHLEFLANYIAELSLLEYSLICYVPSLIAASSIFLAKFILKPTENPWNSTLSFYTQYKPSDLCDCAKGLHRLFLVGPGGNLRAVREKYSQHKYKFVAKKYSPPSIPAEFFEDPSSYKPD
- the LOC127772535 gene encoding cyclin-A1-4 isoform X3, producing MSTGDSTESLDIDCLDDGDSEVVSSLQHLADDKLHISDNRDVAGVASKWTKHGCNSVEIDYIVDIDNNHEDPQLCATLAFDIYKHLRVAEQTKKRPSTDFVETIQKNIDTSMRAVLIDWLVEVTEEYRLVPETLYLTVNYIDRYLSSKVINRQKMQLLGVACLLIASKYEEICPPQVEELCYISDNTYTKDEVLKMEASVLKYLKFEMTAPTTKCFLRRFLRAAQVCHEAPVLHLEFLANYIAELSLLEYSLICYVPSLIAASSIFLAKFILKPTENPWNSTLSFYTQYKPSDLCDCAKGLHRLFLVGPGGNLRAVREKYSQHKYKFVAKKYSPPSIPAEFFEDPSSYKPD